AGCTAATTAAAGGGGATATTGACGACAAAAGGTTTATTTTATGGAAACAGAGAGTTCAGAGGGTTATTGATGAAGTACCAGAGCATATACATTTTGAGTTTTGGAAAGATGCAAGTACTGCACATGCAAGTAGTATCCATTTATTAGTGAAAGAATTAGAATGAACTGTTTTGTGAATGTCGGTACTTGATCTATTCATTTATGtaatttctttctcttaATACAATAGAAATCGAAATTATACATATACTGATCAGGGAGTCCCAGTTAGGAGAAGACTATTGAATTATATTATGATGTGTACATGATGACCGAGCAAAGAATCCTCACTCTTCGTGTTGGTAATGAATGATGAGTTAAGTTATCTGTTATTTTATTCCACTTTGTTGGCTTCGGCAAAAGCATTAGAACCATCACCATAGTCCTTGACCTTTggttcattttcatcttcaatttcatctaATGCGTTCTTAAATTGAGACATGTCAATTTCAGTACCGTGGTCTGCActcaattcttcttctctcaaGAATTTATCCTCGAACCTCTTTAAAACAATCTCACGGCCAGTGAGTTGCTTCTTGTCCTTATTGTTCATGTTAAATCTTTGTTGTTTATGTTCCTTCTTCCACTTGGCAAAAGTTTCTGGATTAATAGGAGTCAACTTATCCTTTGGTAATCTATCCCTTTCAGTTTCGATGAAATCCTCAAGTGTGATCTTTGGTTGATTTTCAAGAGCCATCTTTTCTAATCTACGCTGCTCCTTGGTCTTTAAAACGAATCCAGGTGGTAAAGAGTGTCTATATTTACATTCCACCTTATTCTTTGGGTCGGTATTAGGACAAACCCATAGCCAACCATACTTTTGGTCTTCAACAGCCTGAATGAAGTATTTACAAACCTTATCGGTGGTGGTCTTTGGATTACCATGCTTAGATAGAATGACCTTCCGAAGCTTCTCTTCATCCCAATTGTCCATAGTATCTGCTTCCTTGTCGGCTTTATCATCTTTATCATCTGTATATAAATCTTTCTTTGCTGCTTTTCTGGCAATGTTCATATCATGACTGAATTTACAGTTCTTGCCCCTTGTACAAGTAccaagtttgaaaaactcacACAATATACTTTTTGGATCGACACCAAATGGAACTTTCTGAGTACCAATTGAACCTTGAAGTAATTTTAAAGCTTCCTTCTTCGCTTCTTCAGCGGCCTTCTTTTCGGCAGCACGTCTTTTAGCTAGTTCCTGCTGTTTCTTAATATCTGCTGGCACGCCTGCCTTGACTTGAGAGACATATTCTTGAACCTTTTTAGAtttattcttatttttcaaaccaaaAGTTTTATCATCTGCATTCTTAGCCTTGGACTTTGCTTTGGCCCTCTTTTCCGcttctttttgttggtTCTTTgcgtttttctttggaggCATTCTTCTGAGTATCGATATACCTAGAATAAATAATGATAAGTCCTTAACTTAAAtataaaaggaaattttaaaaagaaaagctGAAAAATCGTCGACGTCAGTGAAAAGTTAGCCAGAATCTcagctaaaaaaaaaattctcaGTTTGCTTCAACAGTGCACCAATATGAAGATGCGACGCTTCAAGACTTCAATCACAAGATTGTCTGTTTATCAACAAATCGGGACATGGAAGGAGGGCGATCCTTAAAGCTTAGCCAACCAAATTTACAATTATGTTGGCGACAGTAACAAAGAAACAGCTAGCTGTCAAGCAATTGAAGGCAAGTGCTTCTTTGGTTTCTGGCAATTCATTCAGATTTTTGCACTCACAACATTTAAGACCTAAATTACTTGACTTAAAGATGCGTAGAAGATATTACGTTCCGTTGGTTTCTGCAATAGTTGCAGGAATCTCATACTATGCGCTCGGTAACAACGGAATTTTGTTAGACACTGCTGGGTCGTCAAATATTACATCAATTCCTTCTGCACCGACAACATCCGCAATTGGAGGCGGTAATGGAAGTCAGCGTCCTCTATCCACCACTACAACCAGCTCATTGAGCAACGGTGGAGCAGGCTCACagcaaaacaaacaaggCTTAACCTTATTTAATGATGAACAAGTCAATAGAATCTTAAGGAGGTTTGAAGAGAGTTATATTGTTAATAGAGGTAAGGGAGTCTATAGGTATGATGCTTCTCAGCTACCAAGTAATAACCCTATTGAAGACGATAGAGCCGAAAAGATCGTTCAGATTCCAATCCAAGATGTATATAATGATAATCAAAGAGTTGAAACTGATTGGCACTTCTGGTCTATTTTTGATGGCCATGCAGGCTGGAATACCTCCGCGTATTTGAGAGATAAGTTACTCGATACTGTCATTGCAGAACTAACCGGTGTGTACAAGATCAGCGATAAAAATTTACGCTTGGTCCCCTCTAATGAAGTTATTGATAAAGCTATCAAGCAGGCTTTCTTAAAattagatgatgaaatcgtGAACAAAAATGTACAAAAATTATTAGATTCcccaaacaaaaattctGCAGCAGAATTGTTGATGCCTGCATTGTCAGGTTCATGTGCTCTAATGACTTTTTATGATACTCATAGCCAAATGCTTAAAGTCGCTGTCACTGGTGACTCACGTGCATTATTAGGTTCTtataatgaagaaaataagaagTGGACAGTCGAAGCCCTGTCTGTCGATCAAACCGGCTCTAATCCAACGGAAGTTGCCAAATTATTAAGTGAGCACCCTAATGAGCCTAATGTTGTACGTAACGGACGTGTATTGGGTTCTTTGGAACCGTCAAGGGCATTTGGTGATGCACGCTATAAGTGGGCAAAGGATATTCAAGCTAAGATATATAATCAGTTTTTTGGTCGCCAGTCGCCAGCTAATTTGAAAACGCCACCATATGTCACAGCAGAACCAATAATTACTACACATGAAATAAATCCTTCTAAGAATGATTTCATGGTTATGGCATCCGACGGATTGTACGAAATGCTAtccaatgaagaaattgtaGGGCTAGTTGTCA
The Pichia kudriavzevii chromosome 2, complete sequence DNA segment above includes these coding regions:
- a CDS encoding uncharacterized protein (PKUD0B04150; similar to Saccharomyces cerevisiae YOR090C (PTC5); ancestral locus Anc_2.195), with amino-acid sequence MLATVTKKQLAVKQLKASASLVSGNSFRFLHSQHLRPKLLDLKMRRRYYVPLVSAIVAGISYYALGNNGILLDTAGSSNITSIPSAPTTSAIGGGNGSQRPLSTTTTSSLSNGGAGSQQNKQGLTLFNDEQVNRILRRFEESYIVNRGKGVYRYDASQLPSNNPIEDDRAEKIVQIPIQDVYNDNQRVETDWHFWSIFDGHAGWNTSAYLRDKLLDTVIAELTGVYKISDKNLRLVPSNEVIDKAIKQAFLKLDDEIVNKNVQKLLDSPNKNSAAELLMPALSGSCALMTFYDTHSQMLKVAVTGDSRALLGSYNEENKKWTVEALSVDQTGSNPTEVAKLLSEHPNEPNVVRNGRVLGSLEPSRAFGDARYKWAKDIQAKIYNQFFGRQSPANLKTPPYVTAEPIITTHEINPSKNDFMVMASDGLYEMLSNEEIVGLVVKWMENKKMVKPTRNFFSNVWQRSSKNQLPEVLDVSDKSGKPKQRYRRSDNMTAYLLEDENVSTHLIRNALSNGGNKEDVNLLVSIPNPLSRRYRDDLTVTVVFFDNSENRVENANGMLEINREATRGGLDNPVSPKL
- a CDS encoding uncharacterized protein (PKUD0B04140; similar to Saccharomyces cerevisiae YOR091W (TMA46); ancestral locus Anc_2.194), with translation MPPKKNAKNQQKEAEKRAKAKSKAKNADDKTFGLKNKNKSKKVQEYVSQVKAGVPADIKKQQELAKRRAAEKKAAEEAKKEALKLLQGSIGTQKVPFGVDPKSILCEFFKLGTCTRGKNCKFSHDMNIARKAAKKDLYTDDKDDKADKEADTMDNWDEEKLRKVILSKHGNPKTTTDKVCKYFIQAVEDQKYGWLWVCPNTDPKNKVECKYRHSLPPGFVLKTKEQRRLEKMALENQPKITLEDFIETERDRLPKDKLTPINPETFAKWKKEHKQQRFNMNNKDKKQLTGREIVLKRFEDKFLREEELSADHGTEIDMSQFKNALDEIEDENEPKVKDYGDGSNAFAEANKVE